One window of the Desulfocurvibacter africanus subsp. africanus DSM 2603 genome contains the following:
- a CDS encoding peptidylprolyl isomerase: MSNPFVLLETSEGDILIELFADKAPVTVENFLRYVDESHYDDTIFHRVIKNFMVQGGGMTLNMKPKPTREPIANEAANGLANKAGTVAMARAAGMDSATAQFFINVVDNASLDHKDATDAGYGYAVFGEVAEGMDVALKISKKRTRHFQGHDDVPVDPVALISAQRFEI; this comes from the coding sequence ATGTCCAATCCCTTCGTGCTCCTGGAAACGAGCGAGGGCGACATTCTCATCGAGCTGTTCGCCGACAAGGCCCCGGTCACGGTGGAGAATTTTCTGCGCTACGTGGACGAGAGCCACTATGATGACACCATATTCCACCGGGTCATCAAAAACTTCATGGTCCAGGGCGGCGGAATGACCCTGAACATGAAGCCGAAGCCCACCCGCGAGCCCATCGCCAACGAAGCAGCCAACGGTTTGGCCAACAAGGCCGGCACCGTGGCCATGGCCCGGGCAGCAGGCATGGACTCGGCCACGGCCCAGTTCTTCATCAACGTCGTGGATAATGCATCCCTGGACCACAAGGACGCCACGGACGCGGGCTATGGTTATGCGGTCTTCGGAGAGGTGGCCGAAGGCATGGACGTGGCGCTCAAGATCAGCAAGAAGCGCACGCGCCACTTCCAGGGCCACGACGATGTGCCCGTGGACCCCGTCGCGCTCATCAGCGCGCAACGTTTCGAAATCTAG